The following are encoded in a window of Perca fluviatilis chromosome 21, GENO_Pfluv_1.0, whole genome shotgun sequence genomic DNA:
- the LOC120551573 gene encoding ankyrin repeat domain-containing protein 1-like, with translation MEVNHLWVFLLQRTDMELTRCDGISWEEEEEEEEKMRMQGEDRGYESTVSQEKQDSDRPISLKTDKSGRPVLETPADLQNLLLLRKTKREQKVRKKPAAAPPAVQRVPYYVDEQDFFQACDQEQLLVIERFLSTGGDVNVCDAFERTGLHRASSRGHTDVVTKLMEAGADVHSRDKLLSTCVHAACRGGHLSVLKLLLDHGADVSATDKLDSTPLHVSVRTGHYDCVEHLIHCRAEVNTQDREGDTPLHDAVRLNRFKILQLLLLHGADTHITNQDGHRPLDAVLEWQNETKTLLTEQNDRK, from the exons ATGGAGGTGAACCATCTCTGGGTGTTTCTGCTGCAGAGAACTGACATGGAGCTGACGAG ATGTGATGGTATCAgctgggaggaagaggaggaagaggaggagaagatgaGGATG CAGGGGGAGGACAGAGGCTACGAGTCGACTGTCTCCCAGGAGAAGCAGGACTCGGATCGTCCAATCAGCCTCAAG ACGGATAAATCGGGCCGCCCGGTACTGGAGACTCCTGCAGACCTGCAgaacctgctgctgctgaggaagACCAAGAGAGAGCAGAAAGTCAGGAAAAAACCTGCTGCAGCCCCCCCTGCTGTCCAGAGAgtg CCCTACTATGTAGATGAGCAGGACTTCTTCCAGGCCTGTGATCAGGAGCAGCTGCTGGTGATCGAGCGCTTCCTGTCGACAGGCGGAGACGTCAACGTCTGCGACGCG TTTGAGCGAACCGGTCTGCACAGAGCGAGTTCTCGCGGTCACACCGACGTCGTCACCAAACTGATGGAAGCTGGCGCCGACGTCCACAGCAGAGACAAG CTTTTGTCCACTTGTGTCCACGCTGCGTGTCGAGGAGGACATCTGTCTGTTCTCAAACTGCTGCTGGACCACGGAGCAGACGTATCTGCAACAGACAAG CTAGACAGCACTCCTCTTCATGTCTCTGTGAGGACTGGACACTACGACTGTGTTGAACACCTGATTCACTGCAGAGCTGAAGTCAACACACAGGACAGg GAGGGAGACACTCCGCTTCACGACGCTGTTCGACTTAACAGATTTAAAATCCTCCAGCTGTTGTTGCTGCACGGAGCCGACACACACATCACCAACCAG gacGGCCATCGTCCTCTGGATGCCGTGCTGGAGTGGCAGAACGAAACAAAGACTCTCCTCACCGAGCAGAACGACAGGAAGTGA